In the genome of Ciona intestinalis unplaced genomic scaffold, KH HT001085.1, whole genome shotgun sequence, one region contains:
- the LOC100178392 gene encoding zinc finger protein 626: MPKESSKKTVGRPNKKEKLCCEYCDNTYYQPYLLVDHMRTHTGEKPFKCEVCGVCFSRKGTLRKHVFIHATEKPHKCLFETCTKAYSSIAMLNRHEKTHTAPRPYKCAICDKDFPEKLHLSQHMITHTKEKPFKCETCGKGFTRNFSLKVHQTVHTKVKAFKCHVCDKTFPGRGNLVVHLRIHTGVTPYTCQYCQRSFKRLEHLKQHFVTHQTDKPHKCSECDRVFGDVIALRRHQKLHTGVRPFKCEYCEKAFAHSNILKAHHRIHTGEKPYKCDVCNKAFRCSITLVVHQRIHTGERPYKCSICSKAFVQQSAVRKHEKTHLPKSKKKKKS; the protein is encoded by the coding sequence ATGCCAAAAGAATCTTCCAAGAAAACTGTTGGGCGACCAAATAAAAAGGAGAAGTTATGTTGTGAATACTGCGATAATACATATTATCAACCTTATTTACTTGTGGACCATATGAGAACACACACTGGTGAAAAACCATTCAAATGTGAAGTTTGTGGAGTTTGTTTTTCTCGCAAAGGAACATTAAGAAAGCATGTGTTTATTCATGCCACAGAAAAACCGCATAAGTGCTTGTTTGAAACGTGTACAAAAGCCTATAGTTCAATTGCCATGCTAAATAGACATGAGAAAACGCATACCGCACCTAGACCCTACAAGTGTGCTATTTGCGACAAGGACTTTCCTGAAAAGCTTCATCTCAGTCAGCATATGATCACCCACACTAAAGAAAAACCTTTTAAATGTGAAACCTGCGGAAAGGGTTTCACGAGGAATTTCAGTTTAAAAGTCCACCAAACAGTGCACACTAAAGTAAAGGCGTTCAAATGCCACGTTTGCGATAAAACATTTCCTGGCCGAGGTAACTTAGTGGTTCATCTGCGCATACATACTGGTGTAACGCCTTACACGTGCCAGTATTGTCAAAGATCTTTTAAACGGCTTGAACATTTAAAGCAGCACTTTGTGACGCACCAAACTGATAAGCCGCATAAATGTAGCGAATGCGATCGTGTATTTGGAGATGTAATAGCTCTCAGGCGTCATCAAAAACTTCACACTGGTGTAAGGCCGTTCAAATGTGAATATTGTGAAAAAGCTTTTGCTCATTCGAATATTCTAAAAGCTCATCATCGAATCCATACAGGGGAGAAACCTTACAAATGTGATGTCTGTAATAAAGCGTTTAGATGTTCCATTACTCTTGTAGTTCACCAAAGAATCCACACTGGAGAGAGACCGTATAAATGTAGCATTTGTTCCAAAGCTTTTGTCCAACAGTCTGCTGTGCGAAAGCATGAAAAGACCCATTTGCCTAAAtctaagaaaaagaaaaaatcttaG